A genomic window from Candidatus Methylacidiphilum fumarolicum includes:
- a CDS encoding helix-turn-helix domain-containing protein → MKQTIGQRLRAAREAQGLSLQTVSKITKILPEQLVALEQDQYDKIPASAQVRGFVRIYAKTLGMDERPLLNELDNIFGSKEEETTSLLMTLPVKYVETPLQKEPFFTPQRIAFFFAFLLFLLMCGIGVYRIYQVTSFRHGPGKSSSPEEMVRKSPELKPPILEPVRKEQPTQEAPVDLSKVGNETVKRATPIHPIPTAESSPPSPSSPPSSPIPPNKENGSTSDNVKVMRALPVSPEPIPNIEDQPRSKDGTIETNSDAAEDEEESADEPAVSFAEKNYKLVVQARKDSWIFIQVIEGGKPRQVFSGVLHGGERKEFIGPRFQIRASNISQVEFILDGKSVSIASAGDATQDIIIPTTP, encoded by the coding sequence ATGAAACAAACAATAGGCCAAAGGCTCCGAGCTGCTCGTGAGGCCCAAGGCCTTTCGTTACAAACAGTTTCAAAAATAACAAAAATTCTTCCAGAACAACTCGTAGCCTTGGAACAAGATCAATATGACAAAATTCCGGCTTCGGCTCAAGTTCGTGGCTTCGTAAGAATCTATGCAAAAACCTTAGGTATGGATGAGAGGCCGCTTTTAAATGAACTAGATAATATTTTTGGTTCTAAGGAAGAAGAAACTACCTCTTTATTAATGACTCTTCCCGTAAAATATGTGGAGACACCCCTACAAAAAGAACCTTTCTTTACGCCACAACGAATCGCCTTTTTCTTTGCTTTCCTTCTTTTCCTTCTAATGTGCGGAATTGGAGTATACAGAATTTATCAAGTCACTTCTTTTCGACATGGCCCAGGCAAAAGCTCTTCTCCTGAAGAGATGGTTCGAAAAAGTCCAGAGCTTAAACCTCCTATCCTTGAACCTGTTAGGAAAGAACAACCAACCCAAGAAGCTCCAGTCGATCTTTCTAAAGTTGGAAATGAAACTGTAAAAAGAGCCACTCCTATTCATCCTATCCCAACTGCAGAATCTTCTCCTCCTTCACCTTCTTCTCCTCCTTCCTCTCCCATTCCACCGAACAAAGAAAATGGCTCTACCTCCGATAATGTTAAGGTTATGAGAGCCTTGCCTGTTAGCCCGGAACCTATTCCTAACATTGAAGATCAACCTAGAAGCAAAGATGGGACAATAGAGACAAATTCAGACGCAGCAGAGGATGAGGAGGAGAGTGCCGATGAGCCAGCTGTTTCTTTTGCAGAAAAAAATTATAAACTAGTTGTCCAAGCTAGGAAAGATTCTTGGATTTTCATTCAAGTCATCGAAGGAGGCAAACCCAGGCAGGTTTTTTCAGGGGTTCTGCACGGAGGGGAACGAAAAGAATTTATTGGTCCAAGGTTCCAAATTCGTGCTTCCAATATATCTCAAGTTGAATTTATACTCGATGGGAAAAGTGTATCTATTGCTTCAGCGGGGGATGCAACTCAAGACATCATTATTCCAACCACTCCATAA
- a CDS encoding FtsK/SpoIIIE family DNA translocase, which yields MFTERNSILFEIFSIVCFGAAILLILSLASFHATDIAFNQWPPKTATSNAVGPLGAYTAFFLFMFFGFGAYTVPVLLITAGIALGIHAKICWWKKIPLSFLLLSSIAALLELQPLLGKITEQNREIFTPGGLIGDIAKRLLLVRFLGEPGSLVLLIILLILFFVLLYETEPVRSLIRLAIYLKEKIEAHQEALLQQKGLSGQLELAHKKLRKEEKEIEKVLKKQSPPPLCVDSLFRRKNDTSGISGIIGNSKDLDNNPIPQQKPSLFKKMNLFGNKEKEGENQNTSTSNSFESPKNDSKNDPLIFSPSLGAKEKSTSTILKNPSKESSKPEKLSAESSTYASPPISLLRQNPYLGKVAVPESELRNQAQLLIETLASFGIEVNPGAITYGPTITRFELYPAAGVRVDRIKNLQRDIARSMRAERVNILAPIPGKDSVGVELPNAKKIPVFLRDILESPDWNNSKAKIPLALGKNVYGEALIADLFEMPHLLIAGATGSGKSVCLNSILLSLLYKFGPSDLRIILVDPKQVELQAYNGIAHLIVPVIIDSKKVLNGLKWLIQEMERRYGLLAEAGTRNIIAYNSKLERTTSTIKEEEEKKEKLPWIVVVIDELADLMQTTPAEVEVAIARLSAKARAAGIHLIVATQTPRREVITGVIKANIPSRIAFQVASSLDSRVILDENGAENLIGKGDFLFLPPATSKMIRGQGAYVSEEEVYEVVEHIKSLYPSSTIPQVQNAIDNETKELEISESDRELIQKCLEIIWQEKRASTSLLQRRLRLGYNRAAWVMDLLEEKGIVGPENGAKPREILVDLNGPIPHF from the coding sequence ATGTTTACGGAACGCAATTCTATATTGTTTGAAATCTTTAGTATTGTTTGTTTTGGAGCAGCCATTTTACTCATCCTAAGTTTGGCTTCTTTTCATGCAACGGATATTGCTTTTAATCAATGGCCACCTAAAACAGCGACCTCCAATGCGGTAGGTCCACTAGGAGCGTACACGGCTTTTTTCCTCTTTATGTTTTTTGGTTTTGGGGCTTACACTGTGCCAGTTCTTTTGATTACTGCTGGAATAGCCCTAGGAATCCATGCTAAAATCTGCTGGTGGAAAAAAATCCCATTAAGTTTTTTGCTACTCTCCTCCATTGCAGCCCTTTTGGAATTGCAGCCGTTGCTTGGTAAAATTACAGAACAAAATCGGGAAATTTTTACTCCAGGTGGCCTCATTGGGGATATAGCGAAGCGCCTCTTACTCGTTCGTTTCTTAGGCGAACCTGGAAGTTTAGTCTTGCTCATCATATTGCTGATCCTTTTCTTTGTGCTTTTGTATGAAACAGAGCCGGTAAGAAGTTTGATTAGACTGGCCATTTATCTGAAAGAAAAAATAGAAGCACATCAAGAAGCCCTTCTGCAGCAAAAAGGGCTATCTGGTCAGTTAGAACTCGCTCATAAGAAGCTAAGGAAAGAAGAGAAAGAAATAGAAAAAGTTTTAAAAAAACAGTCCCCTCCTCCTTTATGTGTCGACAGCCTATTTCGCAGAAAAAACGATACCTCTGGGATTTCTGGAATCATTGGCAACTCCAAGGACTTGGACAATAATCCCATACCGCAACAGAAGCCTTCGCTGTTTAAAAAAATGAATTTATTTGGTAACAAAGAAAAAGAGGGAGAAAACCAAAATACATCAACCTCAAATTCCTTTGAATCCCCTAAGAATGATTCAAAGAACGATCCTCTTATTTTCTCCCCATCTTTGGGAGCAAAAGAAAAGTCGACTTCTACTATCCTCAAAAATCCTTCCAAGGAGAGCTCAAAACCAGAAAAACTCTCTGCTGAGTCCTCTACCTATGCTTCTCCTCCAATTTCTCTCCTCCGGCAAAATCCCTATCTTGGGAAAGTCGCTGTACCAGAATCTGAACTACGCAATCAGGCTCAACTTCTCATTGAAACTTTAGCGAGTTTTGGTATTGAAGTGAATCCTGGAGCGATCACTTATGGACCTACAATTACACGCTTTGAACTTTATCCAGCTGCAGGAGTGAGAGTTGATAGAATCAAAAATCTTCAAAGAGACATAGCCCGCTCTATGCGCGCAGAAAGAGTCAATATTTTGGCACCGATCCCAGGAAAAGATAGCGTGGGAGTGGAATTACCTAATGCAAAGAAAATTCCAGTTTTTCTAAGAGATATCCTAGAAAGTCCAGATTGGAATAATTCCAAAGCAAAGATTCCCTTAGCCCTAGGGAAAAATGTCTATGGAGAAGCTCTTATTGCTGATCTGTTCGAGATGCCTCATCTTCTTATTGCTGGAGCCACTGGCTCAGGCAAATCGGTATGCCTTAATTCGATATTGCTGAGTTTGCTTTACAAGTTTGGTCCATCCGATCTTAGAATCATTCTTGTCGATCCAAAACAAGTTGAACTTCAGGCCTATAATGGAATCGCCCATTTAATTGTACCTGTGATCATTGATTCTAAAAAAGTTCTTAACGGACTGAAGTGGCTCATTCAAGAAATGGAAAGGCGTTATGGCTTGCTGGCTGAAGCTGGAACTAGGAATATCATTGCTTACAACTCAAAATTAGAGCGCACGACTTCGACTATTAAAGAAGAAGAAGAAAAAAAAGAAAAACTCCCCTGGATTGTGGTTGTGATTGATGAACTGGCTGATTTGATGCAGACGACCCCTGCTGAAGTCGAAGTGGCAATAGCACGACTTTCTGCAAAAGCTAGAGCCGCTGGTATCCATCTTATCGTTGCCACTCAAACTCCGCGAAGAGAAGTGATCACTGGGGTAATCAAAGCCAATATACCCTCGCGTATCGCTTTTCAAGTTGCCAGTTCCCTTGATTCTCGAGTGATTCTTGACGAAAATGGAGCCGAAAATCTTATTGGAAAAGGAGATTTCCTATTTCTCCCTCCAGCCACTTCTAAAATGATCCGAGGCCAAGGAGCTTATGTATCTGAAGAGGAAGTCTATGAGGTGGTCGAGCATATAAAAAGCCTCTATCCTTCTTCGACTATCCCTCAAGTTCAAAACGCTATTGATAATGAAACCAAAGAATTGGAAATTTCTGAGAGTGATCGAGAACTAATCCAAAAATGTCTTGAAATTATTTGGCAAGAAAAAAGAGCCAGCACTTCCCTCCTTCAAAGAAGACTTCGGCTAGGGTATAATAGAGCTGCTTGGGTGATGGACCTTTTAGAAGAAAAAGGAATTGTTGGTCCGGAAAATGGGGCTAAGCCAAGAGAAATACTTGTCGATTTAAATGGCCCCATTCCCCATTTTTAG